The following proteins come from a genomic window of Pyxidicoccus sp. MSG2:
- a CDS encoding LytR/AlgR family response regulator transcription factor, with protein MTPRTRVLIVDDEPLARERLKDLLSEEADMEVIGECRDGREAIASIETARPDLVFLDVQMPAPDGFGVLRAVAPEKLPTVVFVTAHRDFAVQAFEANALDYLLKPFDQERFRMSLARARERRRSPATDLLERLESLSLPRPPAQERYATRLITKVGWRMRFLRVEDIDYLEAEGNYVSVHLGKQSYLARETMSALEEKLDPAKFMRVHRSLIVRLDRIDEVEPLPPGEYVLLLRDGTKLTTGRSYRARLQQALDLPS; from the coding sequence ATGACTCCGCGCACCCGGGTGTTGATTGTCGATGACGAGCCGCTCGCCCGAGAGCGCCTCAAGGACCTCCTGTCCGAGGAGGCCGACATGGAAGTCATTGGAGAGTGCCGGGACGGCCGCGAGGCCATTGCATCCATCGAGACGGCGCGTCCGGACCTGGTCTTCCTGGACGTGCAGATGCCCGCGCCCGACGGCTTCGGCGTCCTCCGCGCGGTGGCGCCCGAGAAGCTGCCCACCGTCGTCTTCGTCACGGCCCACCGCGACTTCGCGGTGCAGGCGTTCGAGGCCAACGCGCTCGACTATCTGCTCAAGCCGTTCGACCAGGAGCGCTTCCGCATGAGCCTCGCCCGGGCGCGGGAGCGGCGGCGTTCCCCGGCCACGGACCTGCTGGAGCGGCTCGAGTCGCTCTCGCTTCCCCGGCCCCCGGCGCAAGAGCGCTATGCGACGCGGCTCATCACCAAGGTGGGTTGGCGCATGCGCTTCCTGCGCGTCGAGGACATCGACTACCTGGAGGCGGAGGGGAACTACGTCTCCGTGCACCTGGGGAAGCAGTCGTACCTGGCCCGGGAGACGATGAGCGCGCTGGAGGAGAAGCTGGACCCCGCGAAGTTCATGCGGGTCCACCGCTCGCTCATCGTGCGGCTGGACCGCATCGACGAGGTGGAGCCGCTGCCACCGGGGGAGTACGTGCTGCTGCTGCGCGACGGCACGAAGCTGACCACCGGCCGGAGCTACCGGGCGCGGCTGCAACAGGCGCTTGATTTGCCCTCGTGA
- a CDS encoding ABC transporter permease: MSPLLTLAVRNLTRSKARNAITTGAILFGVAVSLFLGARIKGMQNAAVDDVVEARVGAIQVHRRGYFDLKENQPLKLDLPQDIALEAKLASVPGVRAVMPRIAFSGQVSNGSRATLVVGQGVDPARELDVLPLAHREVHGRPVSADAPQGAVMGQELASALELKPGATLVLQATTQKNKENALDLDLVGTVISLNPQESKRTLSLPLAEAQRLLRMDGRVTEYVVAVKDRDEVDAVAARLREALGDTYEVHTWADLRPGVVDRIRTQQVMLTIIVGVCIILAVFGVANAMWMSVKERTREIGTMLAVGIRRWQVGGLFLLEAALQALLGGVLGAGLVFAQVAVSAAQGGFQMAMPGGTAPYTIIPALTPRLLAAVLLTSTLGAVLAAVFPALRAARLHPVEALRSL, translated from the coding sequence ATGTCACCCCTGCTGACGCTCGCCGTTCGCAACCTCACCCGCAGCAAGGCCCGGAATGCCATCACCACCGGCGCCATCCTCTTCGGCGTCGCCGTGAGCCTGTTCCTCGGCGCCCGCATCAAGGGCATGCAGAACGCCGCCGTCGACGACGTCGTCGAGGCGCGCGTGGGTGCCATCCAGGTCCACCGCCGCGGCTACTTCGACCTGAAGGAGAACCAGCCGCTGAAGCTGGACCTGCCGCAGGATATAGCGCTTGAGGCGAAGCTGGCCTCCGTGCCCGGCGTACGAGCAGTCATGCCGCGCATCGCCTTCTCCGGGCAGGTGTCGAACGGCTCGCGCGCCACGCTCGTGGTCGGCCAGGGCGTGGACCCCGCGCGCGAGCTGGACGTGCTGCCCCTGGCCCACCGCGAGGTGCACGGCCGCCCCGTGAGCGCGGACGCGCCCCAGGGCGCGGTGATGGGCCAGGAGCTGGCCAGCGCGCTGGAGCTGAAGCCCGGAGCGACCCTGGTCCTCCAGGCCACCACGCAGAAGAACAAGGAGAACGCGCTCGACCTGGACCTCGTCGGCACCGTCATCAGCCTCAACCCGCAGGAGTCCAAGCGCACGCTGTCCCTGCCCCTCGCCGAAGCGCAGCGGCTGCTGCGCATGGACGGACGCGTCACCGAGTACGTGGTGGCGGTGAAGGACCGCGACGAGGTGGACGCGGTGGCGGCGAGGCTGCGAGAGGCGCTGGGGGACACGTACGAGGTGCACACCTGGGCGGACCTGCGCCCGGGCGTCGTGGACCGCATCCGCACCCAGCAGGTCATGCTCACCATCATCGTCGGGGTGTGCATTATCCTGGCTGTCTTCGGCGTGGCCAACGCCATGTGGATGAGCGTGAAGGAGCGCACCCGCGAGATTGGCACCATGCTGGCCGTGGGCATCCGCCGCTGGCAGGTGGGCGGGCTGTTCCTGCTGGAGGCCGCGCTCCAGGCGCTGCTGGGCGGAGTGCTCGGCGCCGGCCTCGTCTTCGCGCAGGTCGCCGTCTCCGCCGCGCAGGGCGGGTTCCAGATGGCCATGCCCGGCGGCACCGCTCCGTACACCATCATCCCCGCCCTCACGCCGCGGCTGCTGGCGGCGGTGCTGCTCACCTCCACGCTCGGCGCCGTCCTGGCCGCCGTGTTCCCCGCGCTGCGCGCCGCGCGCCTGCACCCCGTCGAGGCGCTGCGCTCGCTGTGA
- a CDS encoding outer membrane lipoprotein-sorting protein, translated as MKSLALLLCLSLLPLSASASAAPPSAEELLRQYDAVMGPASFEAIMVMTAHREDGSTRTYRMKVMKSGTDRFRAWFQEPAASRGQEILRVGDNSWVYMPNLKRALRIANRDSFQGGDFNNADVLRTNYTRDYDAKLLAGEEQAWVLELHAKTEDAAYDRVKLWLGKADGLPLKGEYYTVSGKLLRTAEFTDVRDFGGLRRPSRVRMRNMIVTQRFSELTFDRFELRDALPTGRFVLDDLGR; from the coding sequence ATGAAGTCACTCGCACTCCTGCTGTGTCTGTCATTGCTCCCACTCTCCGCCTCCGCTTCCGCCGCGCCGCCGTCCGCGGAGGAGCTGCTCCGCCAGTACGACGCCGTCATGGGGCCCGCGAGCTTCGAGGCCATCATGGTGATGACGGCCCACCGCGAGGACGGCAGCACGCGGACGTACCGGATGAAGGTGATGAAGTCCGGCACGGACCGCTTCCGCGCCTGGTTCCAGGAGCCCGCCGCCTCGCGCGGGCAGGAAATCCTCCGCGTGGGGGACAACTCCTGGGTCTACATGCCCAACCTCAAGCGAGCGCTGCGCATCGCCAACCGTGACTCGTTCCAGGGCGGTGACTTCAACAACGCGGACGTGCTGCGCACCAACTACACGCGGGACTACGACGCGAAGCTGCTCGCCGGGGAGGAGCAGGCGTGGGTGCTGGAGCTGCACGCGAAGACGGAAGACGCCGCGTATGACCGCGTCAAGCTGTGGCTGGGCAAGGCGGACGGCCTCCCGCTGAAGGGCGAGTACTACACGGTGAGCGGCAAGCTGCTGCGCACCGCCGAGTTCACCGACGTGCGCGACTTCGGCGGGCTGCGCCGCCCGTCCCGCGTGCGCATGCGGAACATGATTGTCACCCAGCGCTTCAGCGAGCTGACCTTCGACCGCTTCGAGCTGCGCGACGCGCTGCCGACCGGGCGCTTCGTCCTCGACGACCTGGGCCGCTGA
- a CDS encoding sensor histidine kinase, protein MASLAWWALSGLAAASEAHDVGGATWEHALLTWGSSNVLWTPITIAILWFGLRFPLERRHLTSRVALHVAGALAVSLFRATVIFLTEPWVGWYSQPPAFLDVLAHALLYNPFIYLTILGVAHAVYYADQVRLRDTQLARAQLHVLKAQLHPHFLFNALNSISALVHRDPRGSERMIARLSALLRGTLDAATREEVTLQDELRTLQLYLDIQGVRFADRLTVTQDIAPETLGAHVPHLVLQPLVENAIQHGIAPRSAPGTVTVAARREGPALLLEVRDDGVGLNAAPAPAHASSGKGLWITRERLQQLYGTDHRLELRDAAGGGASVMLAIPFRTVPST, encoded by the coding sequence TTGGCCTCCTTGGCCTGGTGGGCCCTCTCGGGTCTGGCGGCCGCGAGCGAAGCGCACGATGTGGGAGGTGCCACCTGGGAGCACGCGCTGCTCACCTGGGGAAGCTCCAACGTCCTGTGGACGCCCATTACGATTGCCATCCTGTGGTTCGGGCTGCGCTTCCCGCTGGAGCGGCGGCATCTGACTTCACGCGTCGCGTTACATGTGGCCGGGGCGCTCGCGGTGTCGCTGTTCCGCGCGACGGTCATCTTCCTGACGGAGCCGTGGGTCGGCTGGTACAGCCAGCCTCCCGCCTTCCTCGACGTGCTCGCGCACGCGCTGCTCTACAACCCGTTCATCTACCTCACGATTCTCGGGGTGGCGCACGCCGTCTACTACGCCGACCAGGTCCGGCTGCGGGACACCCAGCTCGCCCGCGCGCAGCTGCATGTCCTGAAGGCTCAGCTCCATCCGCACTTCCTCTTCAACGCGCTCAATTCCATCTCCGCCCTGGTGCACCGCGACCCGCGCGGCAGTGAGCGGATGATTGCGCGGCTGAGCGCGCTGCTGCGTGGAACGCTCGATGCGGCCACCCGGGAGGAGGTCACCCTCCAGGACGAGCTGCGCACCCTGCAGCTCTACCTGGACATCCAGGGGGTGCGCTTCGCCGACCGGCTGACGGTGACGCAGGACATCGCGCCGGAGACGCTCGGTGCGCACGTCCCCCACCTCGTCCTCCAGCCCCTCGTGGAGAACGCCATCCAGCACGGCATCGCCCCGCGCTCCGCGCCGGGGACGGTGACGGTGGCCGCGCGCCGCGAGGGCCCCGCGCTCCTGTTGGAGGTGCGGGATGATGGTGTGGGCCTGAACGCCGCTCCTGCTCCCGCGCACGCGAGCAGTGGAAAGGGGCTGTGGATTACCCGCGAGCGCCTGCAGCAGCTCTACGGCACGGACCACCGGCTGGAGCTGCGGGACGCGGCTGGCGGGGGCGCCTCGGTGATGCTTGCCATTCCCTTCCGCACGGTGCCGTCCACATGA
- a CDS encoding sensor histidine kinase, whose translation MSTSPTSDTELALPPEIEKLITPRGLLMMGLSRLAFALGLFVALGFVVRSDMVLWRKLILGGIAGGLGLALFSFSMTVLVMGWPPHRRRRMLAERVAQHLREQHPWVLRPDVMVSDYWRKWQPMQFPGITQRRTYGALAVFLLLSFGVIVATGGILSPALPLLIVFCLFIGSIIPKQATPPFVWGALALVWGLAWVATHGLVPGYIPGVFGGDALVPQSKALVYAQAGAFSLFLMWSVFGANRFQVVFLSAVQKALDARDEALQSHTEHAATLTALSGEIAHELKNPLASVKGLATLIGRDLEGKPAERLAVLQREVGRMEEILEGFLNFSRPLLPLHQEEQPLRHLCDSVVALHEGLAREHEVTLTVVDEQAVYAWCDTRKVKQVLINLVQNALDASPAGATVELVLLGGREARVEVRDRGTGLSESVRERLFEPGVTTKARGSGLGLALARGLVRQHGGELTLEDREGGGCVAALTLPVRRPASKVEGEAA comes from the coding sequence TTGAGCACGAGCCCCACATCCGACACCGAGCTGGCGCTGCCCCCCGAAATCGAGAAGCTCATCACCCCGCGGGGGCTCCTGATGATGGGGCTTTCGCGCCTGGCCTTCGCCCTGGGGCTGTTCGTGGCGCTCGGCTTCGTCGTGCGCAGCGACATGGTGCTGTGGCGCAAGCTCATCCTGGGAGGCATCGCTGGCGGACTCGGGCTGGCGCTCTTCAGCTTCTCCATGACGGTGCTCGTGATGGGGTGGCCGCCCCACCGGAGGCGGCGAATGCTGGCCGAGCGCGTGGCCCAGCACCTGCGCGAGCAGCACCCCTGGGTGCTGCGGCCGGATGTCATGGTGAGTGACTACTGGAGGAAGTGGCAGCCCATGCAGTTCCCGGGCATCACCCAGCGCCGCACGTATGGGGCGCTGGCCGTGTTCCTGCTCCTCTCCTTCGGAGTCATCGTCGCGACGGGCGGCATCCTGAGTCCGGCGCTGCCGCTGCTCATCGTCTTCTGCCTCTTCATCGGCAGCATCATCCCGAAGCAGGCCACGCCTCCCTTCGTCTGGGGCGCGCTGGCGCTCGTCTGGGGGCTTGCCTGGGTGGCGACCCACGGCCTCGTTCCGGGCTACATCCCCGGGGTCTTCGGCGGGGATGCGCTGGTGCCCCAGTCGAAGGCGCTCGTGTATGCGCAGGCCGGCGCGTTCTCCCTCTTCTTGATGTGGAGCGTCTTCGGGGCCAATCGCTTCCAGGTGGTGTTCCTGAGCGCGGTGCAGAAGGCGCTGGATGCGCGCGACGAGGCGCTGCAGAGCCACACCGAGCACGCCGCCACCCTCACCGCGCTGTCGGGGGAGATTGCGCACGAGTTGAAGAACCCGCTGGCGAGCGTGAAGGGGCTGGCGACACTGATTGGCAGGGATTTGGAGGGCAAGCCCGCCGAGCGGCTCGCGGTGCTCCAGCGAGAGGTGGGGCGGATGGAGGAAATCCTGGAGGGCTTCCTCAACTTCTCCCGGCCGCTGCTTCCGTTGCACCAGGAGGAGCAGCCGCTGCGGCACCTGTGCGACTCGGTGGTGGCGCTCCACGAGGGGCTGGCCCGGGAGCACGAGGTGACGCTGACCGTCGTGGACGAGCAGGCCGTCTACGCGTGGTGTGATACGCGCAAGGTGAAGCAGGTGCTCATCAACCTCGTGCAGAACGCGCTCGACGCGAGCCCCGCGGGGGCCACCGTGGAGCTGGTGCTGCTCGGGGGAAGGGAGGCGCGGGTGGAGGTGAGGGATAGGGGGACGGGCTTGTCCGAGTCGGTGCGTGAGCGCCTCTTCGAGCCGGGTGTCACCACCAAGGCGCGAGGCTCCGGCCTGGGCCTGGCGCTGGCGCGCGGGCTGGTGCGGCAGCACGGCGGGGAGCTGACGCTGGAGGACCGCGAGGGCGGCGGGTGCGTGGCGGCGCTGACGCTCCCCGTGCGGCGGCCCGCGTCCAAGGTGGAAGGGGAGGCGGCATGA
- a CDS encoding ABC transporter ATP-binding protein produces the protein MAIVEMRDIHKSYQLGKTTVEALRGVDLDVEEGEFTVVMGPSGSGKTTLLNIIGCLDRATHGSYKLEGREIGDRDFNELAELRNRKIGFIFQAFNLIPVLNVLENIEFPCLIRDEPRSTLRARALSIAKDVGLSHVLKHRPDELSGGQRQRVAIARALVTQPQIVLADEPTANLDSVTSEQILDLMEELNRTHHVTFLFSTHDPRVMRRARRVVRLADGFRMDDAVAQPHTLELAAAVR, from the coding sequence ATGGCCATCGTCGAGATGCGGGACATCCACAAGAGCTACCAGTTGGGGAAGACCACCGTGGAGGCGCTCCGGGGCGTGGACCTGGACGTGGAGGAGGGCGAGTTCACCGTGGTGATGGGGCCGTCGGGCTCGGGCAAGACGACGCTGCTCAACATCATCGGCTGCCTGGACCGGGCCACGCACGGCTCCTACAAGCTGGAGGGACGCGAGATTGGCGACCGCGACTTCAACGAGCTCGCCGAGCTGCGCAACCGGAAGATTGGCTTCATCTTCCAGGCGTTCAACCTCATCCCCGTGCTGAACGTGCTGGAGAACATCGAGTTCCCCTGCCTCATCCGCGACGAGCCGCGCTCCACCCTGCGTGCCCGGGCCCTGAGCATCGCGAAGGACGTGGGGCTGTCCCACGTGCTGAAGCACCGCCCCGACGAGCTGTCCGGCGGCCAGCGGCAGCGCGTGGCCATTGCCCGCGCCCTGGTGACGCAGCCGCAAATCGTCCTCGCGGACGAGCCGACGGCGAACCTGGACTCCGTGACGAGCGAGCAGATTCTGGACCTGATGGAGGAGCTCAACCGCACGCACCACGTCACGTTCCTCTTCTCCACGCACGACCCGCGCGTCATGCGGCGGGCCCGGCGCGTGGTGCGGCTGGCGGATGGCTTCCGGATGGACGACGCCGTGGCACAGCCTCACACGCTGGAGCTGGCCGCCGCCGTGCGGTGA
- a CDS encoding serpin family protein, with product MTESNFAAMRAGASASNHFAFALHAHVGAEPGNTFYSPTSLSLALAMTALGARGESQAQLERVLGLDAVRETTLQKAYTALSGHLATANKSGNVELRTANRLWGQRGFEFLPPFLEATSTHYGASLEEVDFARNTEAARQHINRWVSQQTGERIPELIGKGMLEDLTRLVLTNAIYFRGVWQEPFDPDLTEDGQPFHVSADRTATVSMMRQTEWYRQTDDGIAQWLELPYKGGETAMLIALPKRVEDLARLEASLDANVLEKRIFKLTGREVAVSLPKFKMATTLQLQGALSGMGMPLAFDPALADFSGMTARERLNLSAVLHQANLDVNEEGTEAAAATAMMAVPTAALLENEVLEFNADHPFLFFIRDTWSGAVLFQGRLVDPEA from the coding sequence ATGACCGAGAGCAACTTCGCTGCGATGCGAGCCGGAGCTTCGGCCAGCAACCACTTCGCCTTCGCCCTCCATGCCCACGTGGGCGCCGAGCCCGGGAACACGTTCTACTCACCGACCAGCCTCTCCCTCGCGCTGGCGATGACGGCGCTGGGCGCACGCGGTGAGTCGCAGGCACAATTGGAGCGGGTGCTCGGACTCGACGCCGTGCGAGAGACGACGCTCCAGAAAGCGTACACGGCGCTGAGTGGCCACCTCGCCACCGCGAACAAGAGCGGGAACGTGGAGCTGCGGACCGCCAACCGCCTCTGGGGACAACGCGGGTTCGAGTTCCTCCCACCCTTCCTGGAAGCAACGAGCACGCACTACGGCGCGTCGTTGGAGGAGGTGGACTTCGCCAGGAACACCGAGGCCGCGCGCCAGCACATCAACCGCTGGGTCTCGCAGCAGACGGGAGAGCGGATTCCCGAGCTCATCGGGAAGGGCATGCTGGAGGATCTCACGCGCCTGGTCCTGACCAACGCCATCTACTTCCGGGGCGTCTGGCAGGAGCCCTTCGACCCCGACCTGACAGAGGACGGCCAGCCCTTCCACGTCTCGGCGGACAGGACGGCAACCGTCTCGATGATGCGGCAGACGGAATGGTACCGCCAGACCGACGACGGCATCGCCCAGTGGCTGGAGCTTCCCTACAAGGGGGGAGAGACGGCCATGTTGATAGCGCTTCCGAAACGCGTGGAGGACCTGGCCCGGCTCGAGGCGTCACTGGATGCCAACGTGCTGGAGAAGCGGATCTTCAAGCTGACCGGCAGAGAGGTGGCGGTGTCGCTGCCGAAGTTCAAGATGGCGACGACGCTTCAACTACAGGGCGCGCTCTCCGGCATGGGCATGCCGCTGGCGTTCGACCCGGCCCTCGCGGACTTCTCGGGCATGACGGCGCGGGAAAGGCTGAACCTCTCGGCGGTGCTTCACCAGGCGAACCTCGACGTGAACGAGGAAGGAACCGAGGCGGCGGCGGCCACGGCGATGATGGCAGTGCCGACGGCCGCCCTCCTCGAAAACGAGGTGCTCGAGTTCAATGCGGACCACCCGTTCCTGTTCTTCATCCGGGACACGTGGAGCGGCGCGGTGCTGTTCCAGGGGAGGCTGGTCGACCCCGAGGCGTAG
- a CDS encoding Xaa-Pro aminopeptidase, whose protein sequence is MSLILAMSSATVACNPPEPIVPDEAWETGEATQPLGPAACEPGGSLFAPGEISLPERSEYRLSISADGRTAYYHVDHEAPPYQTLYVTRLVNGHWTPGEVAPFSGTYQDSDPFISPDGRSLYFSSIRPVDGVLRDDTDLYVVRRVGNGWGPAEHLGPNVNSVRQELYASVTNDGTLYFASGTFDSDFEIYRSVRTRTGYAPAENLGPGVNSPDTWEYNPWVSPDGRLMVFATLNRPDGYGLGDLYVSYNRGGTWSQAINLGPAVNTEKDEFHPLVSRDLRQLYFVRQTWNPFVPSDFYRLDTYCLFR, encoded by the coding sequence ATGTCCCTCATCCTCGCCATGTCGTCGGCCACCGTGGCGTGCAATCCCCCCGAGCCCATTGTTCCGGATGAGGCGTGGGAGACGGGCGAAGCAACCCAGCCGCTGGGGCCCGCGGCCTGCGAGCCGGGAGGCAGCCTCTTCGCGCCCGGAGAGATTTCCCTGCCGGAGCGCTCGGAGTACCGGCTCTCCATCTCCGCGGACGGGCGGACGGCGTACTACCACGTCGACCACGAGGCGCCGCCGTACCAGACCCTCTACGTGACGCGTCTGGTGAATGGGCACTGGACTCCTGGTGAGGTGGCGCCGTTCTCGGGCACGTACCAGGACTCGGACCCGTTCATCTCCCCGGATGGCCGGTCGCTCTACTTCTCGTCCATCCGCCCGGTGGATGGCGTGCTGCGCGACGACACCGACCTCTACGTCGTACGCCGTGTCGGCAACGGATGGGGGCCGGCCGAGCACCTCGGGCCCAACGTCAACTCCGTGCGGCAGGAATTGTACGCGAGCGTGACGAACGACGGGACGCTGTACTTCGCGAGCGGCACGTTCGACTCGGACTTCGAAATCTACCGCTCGGTGCGCACGCGGACGGGCTACGCACCGGCGGAGAACCTGGGCCCTGGCGTGAACAGCCCGGACACCTGGGAGTACAACCCGTGGGTGTCTCCGGATGGGCGGCTGATGGTCTTCGCCACGCTCAACCGTCCGGATGGGTACGGGTTGGGTGACCTCTACGTGAGCTACAACCGCGGCGGCACGTGGTCGCAGGCCATCAACCTGGGCCCGGCGGTGAACACGGAGAAGGACGAGTTCCACCCCCTGGTGAGCCGGGACTTGCGCCAGCTCTACTTCGTGCGGCAGACGTGGAATCCGTTCGTCCCGTCCGACTTCTACCGCCTCGACACGTACTGCCTCTTCCGCTGA
- a CDS encoding sigma-54-dependent transcriptional regulator — translation MTARVLVVDDDDGVRYTLRGMFEDAGLDVEEAADGEAGLERLKRGGVDLVVSDLRMPRMDGLELLRQSRSLVPVPKVILVTAHGSERHAVEAMKLGALDYFRKPFVVDEVLAVVRRAVGLVRLEAENERLQGEVNLLKSMVFASQAMSRLALLIQRVAPRDVTVLLTGESGTGKERVVEALVRASARAEKPFVRFNCAALTPELAEAELFGHTRGAFTGAVRARNGLFREADGGTLFLDEIGELDAATQAKLLRVLQEGEVRPVGEDRAYRIDVRIVAATHRDLAQRVAAGLFREDLYYRLKVVHLQVPPLRQRPEDIPVLARHFLGRFAERFGTAPVAVTPELLARLSAHPWPGNVRELENALESAVALSLDGTLDLSLLPGGTPGGAEPAVRAGLKERVGAYERGLIVAALEGAKGNRSEAARLLDISRATLHDKLRKYGLAAGEEDGD, via the coding sequence ATGACGGCGCGGGTGCTGGTGGTCGATGACGACGATGGAGTCCGCTACACGCTGCGCGGCATGTTCGAGGACGCGGGACTGGACGTGGAGGAGGCCGCGGACGGCGAGGCGGGCCTGGAGCGCCTGAAGCGCGGCGGGGTGGACCTCGTCGTCTCGGACCTGCGCATGCCGCGCATGGACGGGCTGGAGCTGCTGCGGCAGTCGCGCTCGCTCGTGCCGGTGCCGAAGGTCATCCTCGTCACTGCGCACGGCTCGGAGCGGCACGCGGTGGAGGCGATGAAGCTCGGTGCGCTGGACTACTTCCGCAAGCCCTTCGTCGTGGACGAGGTGCTGGCGGTGGTGCGCCGCGCGGTGGGCCTGGTCCGGCTGGAGGCGGAGAACGAGCGGCTGCAGGGCGAAGTCAACCTGCTCAAGTCGATGGTGTTCGCCTCGCAGGCGATGTCGCGGCTCGCGCTGCTCATCCAGCGCGTGGCCCCACGCGACGTGACGGTGCTGCTCACCGGAGAGAGCGGCACCGGCAAGGAGCGCGTGGTCGAAGCCCTGGTGCGGGCTTCGGCGCGCGCCGAGAAGCCCTTCGTGCGCTTCAACTGCGCGGCGCTCACTCCGGAGCTGGCCGAGGCGGAGCTGTTCGGCCACACCCGGGGCGCCTTCACCGGCGCGGTGCGCGCGCGCAACGGCCTGTTCCGCGAGGCGGACGGCGGCACGCTGTTCCTGGACGAGATTGGCGAGCTGGACGCGGCCACGCAGGCGAAGCTGCTGCGCGTCCTCCAGGAGGGCGAAGTCCGGCCCGTGGGCGAGGACCGGGCGTACCGCATCGACGTGCGCATCGTCGCCGCGACGCACAGAGACCTCGCGCAGCGGGTGGCCGCGGGGCTGTTCCGCGAGGACCTCTACTACCGCCTCAAGGTGGTGCACCTGCAAGTCCCGCCGCTTAGGCAGCGGCCGGAGGACATCCCCGTGCTGGCGCGGCACTTCCTGGGCCGCTTCGCCGAGCGCTTCGGCACCGCGCCAGTGGCCGTCACCCCGGAGCTGCTGGCGAGGCTCTCCGCCCACCCGTGGCCCGGCAACGTGCGCGAATTGGAGAATGCGCTGGAGAGCGCCGTGGCCCTGTCGCTGGACGGCACGCTCGACCTGTCGCTCTTGCCCGGCGGCACACCGGGCGGCGCGGAGCCGGCGGTACGGGCGGGGCTCAAGGAGCGCGTGGGTGCCTACGAGCGGGGGCTCATCGTGGCGGCGCTCGAAGGCGCGAAGGGCAACCGGAGCGAGGCGGCGCGGCTGCTCGACATCAGCCGCGCGACGCTGCACGACAAGCTGCGCAAGTACGGGCTCGCCGCTGGCGAGGAGGACGGCGATTGA
- a CDS encoding ABC transporter permease, whose amino-acid sequence MWTLFTVACRNVLRNRRRTALTLAALVVGVGITVIVHGFVNGMKRGIVVQFVTAATGAVQVHHAGYVKNVLSTPLSLDVPADDAFLSRVSHVEGVTAVAPRLQFSGTMSVGDESLFFTALGLDPEREQAVCPRRALTRLPGSTFKEDADLLLAESLSSAVGLHPGTEAVLLAADRDGALNAEAAKMSGTLLALGPGEARFGQVSLAMAQRLLRMEGRATELAVSVKDLDRAPEVAGRLRAELGPEYEVHTWDEVAPVAKDAMARMGTLSSTVTTVFLVLMLLGVANTSLMTVLERTREIGTMMAVGVRRSWIAALFLAEAAVMGLLGGAGGALVGMAVVAHLGRKGISFVPMGAKGVIPIEVHPAMPPGELALLVAVAVVGAALFSLYPAWRASRLRPVQALAGN is encoded by the coding sequence ATGTGGACCCTCTTCACCGTCGCCTGCAGGAACGTCCTGCGCAACCGCCGCCGCACCGCGCTCACCCTCGCGGCCCTCGTGGTGGGCGTGGGCATCACCGTCATCGTCCACGGCTTCGTCAACGGGATGAAGCGCGGCATCGTGGTGCAGTTCGTCACCGCCGCCACGGGCGCCGTGCAGGTGCACCACGCGGGCTACGTGAAGAACGTCCTCTCCACGCCGCTCTCCCTCGACGTGCCCGCCGACGACGCCTTCCTCTCCCGCGTGAGTCACGTGGAGGGCGTCACGGCGGTGGCCCCGCGGCTCCAATTCTCCGGCACGATGAGCGTGGGCGACGAGAGCCTCTTCTTCACCGCGCTGGGACTGGACCCGGAGCGTGAGCAGGCGGTGTGCCCCCGGCGGGCGCTCACCCGGCTGCCCGGCTCCACCTTCAAGGAGGACGCGGACCTGCTGCTCGCCGAGTCGCTGTCCTCGGCCGTGGGCCTGCACCCGGGCACGGAGGCCGTGCTGCTCGCGGCGGACCGCGACGGCGCCCTCAACGCGGAGGCCGCGAAGATGAGCGGCACGCTGCTGGCGCTCGGCCCCGGCGAGGCGCGCTTCGGCCAGGTGTCGCTCGCGATGGCGCAGCGCCTGCTCCGCATGGAGGGCCGCGCCACGGAGCTGGCCGTGTCAGTGAAGGACCTCGACCGTGCCCCCGAGGTGGCCGGCCGCCTGCGCGCCGAGCTGGGCCCCGAATACGAAGTGCACACGTGGGACGAGGTGGCCCCGGTGGCGAAGGACGCCATGGCCCGCATGGGCACCCTGTCCTCCACCGTGACGACGGTGTTCCTGGTGCTGATGCTGCTGGGCGTGGCCAACACCTCGCTGATGACGGTGCTGGAGCGCACCCGCGAGATTGGCACCATGATGGCCGTGGGTGTGCGCCGCTCGTGGATTGCGGCCCTCTTCCTCGCCGAGGCGGCGGTGATGGGCCTCCTGGGGGGAGCCGGTGGCGCGCTCGTCGGCATGGCCGTCGTCGCGCACCTGGGGCGCAAGGGCATCTCCTTCGTCCCCATGGGGGCCAAGGGCGTCATCCCCATCGAGGTGCACCCCGCGATGCCGCCCGGGGAGCTGGCCCTGCTCGTCGCGGTGGCCGTCGTGGGCGCGGCCCTCTTCTCGCTCTACCCCGCCTGGCGCGCCAGCCGCCTGCGTCCCGTGCAGGCCCTCGCCGGCAACTGA